The Oxyura jamaicensis isolate SHBP4307 breed ruddy duck chromosome 3, BPBGC_Ojam_1.0, whole genome shotgun sequence genome segment AGACCCACTCCTTACCTGGCGACTCTCTGCAAAGTTGATCAGGAAGATGGGCCTTGCAATTCTTGACCATCGAATGCTCTTTATGTTGTACATCCTGAGGGCCCCATATATGGCCAAGTCAGTCAGAGAtagctgcagaagaaagaggCAAATTCACAGAAACAATGCTGGAAGTGCATCTAGATGAAAGACAATTGGTTTAGCTGGTACAGGATACATGCACACAACAGGTTTGTGGGAACAGGCTGAGCTGCTGGTTGATTTAGCCATGGCTCTTGAAAAGCCTTGGTGCATCAGACCCCAAGAAagcaacagaagcaaaaaacaaCTCTACATCACCCACCCAACCCTCATGGCTCCCTAGACCTAACTCACCAGGATTGCAACCATGATGCAGATGTTCTTGGTATCCTTCCAAAATACATTGCGAGGGGTGATTTTTGCAAAGTGTGTCAATCGGCCAAAGAACACCAGAAGGCACAACACCTCAACCAAAGAAGTGGCCTGCACAGAGAGAAGGGACCCAGGTCAGGACAACCAAAAACAGTGCTAGCCATCTTCACACAGATAAAGATgctcatggaaagaaaaaaaagtcaatacaAGACTTTTTTCAGTGGGTTTTGCTGCTGGCTGTTCTACAGGCTCACATATGCAACACTAAGCAATACTTTTTGTGAAGTTTCCTGCTACATGCAAGTTAAAGCCAGTGGATTTGTATTAAGTTCGGACTCAAGGAGCACAGCCAGTGTGGAACAAATAAAGGCTGCCCTTAggactgcctttttttttttcctgcaacacTCCACTTCTGCTGCAAGATGCAAGAACTCCACCTGGGTCACTTAGAAGGCTGGTACTACTCTCCAAGATGCAGAAAAGCAACATGACTTTGCCTGCAGTCACACCAGCAATTGCCAATGTCTATGATGACTGCCACAGTCCCTGCCTAGTTTctaggcctttttttttttttggatccaGCACATCAATAGTATTAACAGAATGATGAGCAGTCATCAACTCCTGACCCCTTGACAACTTGTTTCAAGCAAGAAACCCTTGCTGGCTCTGCCGAGCAACACAACAGTAGCTGCATTATTGCTTCTACGCTGTCTGGAAACTCACCAGGAAAGGGAGAGGATACACAGCAGGTTCTTCAAACACTGCAAGGGACAGGTTGAGAAAGATGAAGAAGTAGGTGGCTGTTCGCATAATCCAGTGGTTATAGAGATAATAAAGCCTGTAGAAAGAAGGCAGTGGCACCATAAGCAAAAGCTCCAGTGCACATACCCATGAGCTTAGCAAATGCATcttggaagagcagcagaaatttCCCAAACAGTCATGAAGGGTAGTAGTAGCATGTGTAGAACAGGGAATTGTTTAGAAGTTTTTGACAGagtaagcctttttttttttatacataagTCAAAAAGTATTGTCCCCTTCAGCAATAAAGCCTCTGGTGAATGCTAGCATTAACCATGAACACATCCAGCTCTAAGTTTCCCACAGGAGGCTCCACACAACACTATACAACAGGGGCTCCTTCAAGTAGATGCAGAGCAGATCTACAGAGAGAGCATACAGTTTCTCTGCTAACATAAGTGCTGCCAACATTGCCAAATCTGCCTAGTAATCACCTCAGATAAAAGCTACAGGGCAAGTGATGATATGGATGACATCCTTAAAGATAACATCAAAACATCACCTTGTAAAGTAATTAACATACTTGGACAGTATGAGAACTCCAGAAGCTTCATTGACTAAGACAAAAGAACAAAGTAAAAGGGACAGGTTTTGTGTGGAGGACTACAGGAGTCATTAATGCTCACACTTATTGTGGGCAGTCTGTTGTAGCACTTTTCCCTTCTGTACTGGCAGCTTTCCCTTAGTTTTACACACAAAATCTGCCTAGAGTAGTGCAAGCCTGAAGGAAAAGTCACCTCTGAATGAAATTGAACCAGCAGCTCAAAGAGAAGAGAGCCACTGCTGCAGGCAAAATAGTCTTGACTTAGAGAGCTTTATTCACTTAATTGCCAATTAACAAGCTTTTAATTACTTCTGCGCCAAGCAGCCACCGCCCTTGATGAGAAACAACCAAGCAGAGACACCACAGGCATGCAGCAGGTTGATGTTGCTGTTGCACATTGCCAAGCCACTTGGCACAGGGCTCTTCTCCCACCCAGGccaccctgctaccaaaaccccACCGCTTACACCCCATACAGCAACCCTGTGGCATTCCCCACACGCAAGTGAGGGCTGGGCTTCCCATTCTCATTATCTCTGAAGACTGAAGCTGCAGTGCTTTGtacagtgttttgcttttaactcaagcaaaagaaagattttgttttcctcctcatcCTTAGGATAAGACACATTGAGCTGCACTTAACACACGTTTCAGCCTGACTCCAGTTCGTTGTATCCCACCCAGCCTGACTTCCCAgtgcccagccccagagctgtggggcagcccAGACACCACCCCTCAGACCTTCTGGGGCCtgctcccccatcccacctcgGACTGCCCTTACCTGACCGCCTCCGGGGAGGTCTTGAAGGGAATATTTCTGTTGTACTGCGCATCGGAGACGAACGCTGCCGCCAGCAGGAGCTCCTGTGGGAGGGGGAAAAGCACAGGTCGGTGGGTGCTGGAGGCCCAAAGGGACCCGCAGGGAGAGCCCCCCTCACCGCCCCGCAGCCCTAGCGGGGAGACCCCAGCCGCCACCTCTGAGGCAGCCTCGGCCATGGCGAGGAAAACGCTGACCCCCGACGGCCCCGCCGCTTTTAACGGCACCGCCCCGCCGGCGGAAgcgggaggaggagaaggagaagaaggaggagccggggccgcccccAGCCTCTCTCCGTCCCCTCAGCGCCCATGGGCCCGGAGGCGCTGCGGCCGCGGGTCGTGCGCTGGGCGCTGCTGGCAGCCTTCGCCGCCGGCGTGCTGGTGGGCTGGCAGGCCGGCCGGGCCCGGCGCCGCTTCCTCCGCTGGCGCCAGCAGCGCCTCCAGCGCCGCCTCGACGCTGCCCGGGAGCAGCTGGAGGCGGCCTGAGCCGGGGCTGGAGGCCGGGGCCGGACCCGTCGTCCCGGCGTGATCGCGGCGGCGAACGCGGCTCTGCTTCGTGAGACGGCATCGCCTCGCTGcgggccggggctgggctctgcGGCGGAGAAGCGGCGACAAAAGGACCCGGAGGACTCGCGGCGGTCGCGTTGGAGCTGGCGGAGATGGAGAGGGCTGCGGGGCGCCGGCACTGGCAGCCGGGAAGGGGCCTTCGCTGCGACGGACTGGTCGGAGGGAATAACGCCGAGGGGAGATCCGTGAGGGGCGATGGCACCGCGCGTAGCGCCGTGTCTCAGCGCTGTCGGCGCTTGTCTTGCTTCGCGCCTTCCAAGCCTGCGGCTGGCGCACGCTGCTCTGCCCTGTACAAGAGCTGCTGATAAATCGTTGAGAAAATAACTTGGTGTGGTGCTTCCTAGGTGCGTTTATTGCTCTCGTGTGCCGAAACGTGCTGTAAGGATGCTCGCGCCAAACGCCAGCTCTCGCTGTGAGAGAACACGCATGAGCACCTCTCCCGTGGGGGAGGccgagggagctggggctgcgcAGCCCGCAAGACAAGGCTCGGGGGTTCCTCGGTGCGGCCTGCCAGGGCCCAATGGGGGCTGGCAAGGGCTCGTTGTGCGGGTAGGGAGCGACGGGACAAGGGGGAAAGGTCTTGAAGTGCAAGGGGGAGGTTCAGCCCAGACGGGAGGAGGAAATCCTTCACTCAGGGCGGCGAGGCCTGGCGCCGGCTGCCCAGGGCcgctgtggctgccccatccctggcatCCATGcccgaggccaggctggacggggctaggggcagcctgggctggcgTGACCGTGAAAGGCCCAGgggccccggcgctgcccgtGGCGGTACCCGGCCGCGCGCCTACATCTCTCGGCGTGCCGCGCTTCCGGAAGCGGCGCCATCCCCCTGCGCCGCCGCCCCCGTTGCCTAGCAACCATGTcggggcggcgggcgcggggccCCCTGCAGCGGGTGCAGCGGCGGAGCCGGCACCTGCGGGACCAGGTACCGGGAGCGGCACCGGGAGCGGCACCGGCACCAGGGCCCCGCTCACGGAGCCTCTCGTGTGTTGCAGGTGGAGGCGCTGCGGGCCGAGAGCGCGGCCGCGAGCGGCGAGCAGCGGCGGGCCCTGAGGCGGAGGTGAGGCCGTGCCGCGCGagtcctgccccagccctgccctcagCCCGCCCCCTGGCGGCTGCCGCCACCCGCCCTCGGCCAGCGGTCTGCCCGCTGCGGGGCTTGGCGTGCAATAGTAAACACAGGCACGGTCACCTCAGACGTGGCCTCCGTCTTGCCCCTGCGTTCAGCCGTCGT includes the following:
- the MTLN gene encoding mitoregulin, producing the protein MGPEALRPRVVRWALLAAFAAGVLVGWQAGRARRRFLRWRQQRLQRRLDAAREQLEAA